Below is a genomic region from Nitrosopumilus sp. b3.
TCCTTTTTGACTAGGGACAATACTCCAACATGCACAGGAGATAGATATGGCTTGAGAGATAACACTACTCTTTCATGCTCCTTGTCGTCTTTTAGACTGTGCTCTAAAATGGTGTAAAGACTTCTATCAATTCCCATTGAAATCTCAAAGACATGAGGCAAGACTTTCTCATCATTATCCATTACCTCAAATTTCTCTTTACTCATTTTAGCATGACTTGACAAATCATAGTCTGATCTATAATTACATGCAACAAGCTCGAGCCATCCAATTGTAGTTTCTACTTCAAAATCAAATGCAACTTCAGCATAGAATGCTTTTTCTTTGTCTCCAAGTTTTCTGAATCTACTTTTTGTAACATCAATACCTGTTTTCTCATAAAATTCCATCAACATGCCCAAGTAATATGCGACAAATTTGTTTGGAATAACACCAGAGTCTACTGCTTCTTTGCATGTCATAGAGACTGGATCTGCATCTGTTTGAACTCGAATTACTGTATTTTCAATTTCTGAAAAATTTTCCACTTCTTGTAATTTAGATGGATTACAAAATACTTCAATTTCTGCCTGATAAAATTCTCTTAAGCGTAACAGACTCTGCCTTGGAGCGATCTCATTTCTAAAACTCTTTCCAACTTGAGCAATTCCCAAAGGTAATTTCCCTCTCATTGTTTTAAAAAGTCGTGGAAAATCTATAAAAATAGACTGACATGTTTCTGGTCTAAGGTATGCTTCTTCTTCTTGAGGACCAATACCAACTCTAAACATCATGTTAAATTTCCTAGTCTTATCAAAATCCCCTTTGCATTTTGGACATTTTATGTTATTTTGAATAATGGCATTATCAAATTCCTCCAAATCAGCACTCTCAGGAATTTCAATTTGTGAAATCTCTGCAATTGTTCTATCTGCTCTAAATGTTGAATTACACTTTGTACATTGGATAATTGGATCCGCAAAATTTCCTAAATGTCCTGATGCCTCAAAGACTGATTTTGACATTATCTGAGAACCATCAATCTCAAGCATTCCATCACGTCTGATTAACTCACGCCTCCATAATTCTAGAAATTTATTTTTTAATCCAACACCAGAAGGCCCATACTCCCAAAATCCAGCTTGTGCATCTGAATATACTTCACAGCTAGGAAAGTAAAACCCACGCTCAAGGGCTAGTTTCATTACTTCTTCATAGTTCATTGTAAAATCCACTCATCCATGAAATAAATTTCTACGCAAACCCCTTTGCCACTCTGATATTCTCAAAGTCATCTCTTTCATCATCAATTGGTGTTTCTAAAATTATTGGAATTTTTTTCTTGTTTGCAAACTTTACAATGGCTGAAATTCCCTTTTCTCCAATTCCCCCCAACCCTAAGTGATAGTGTCTGTCCAGATTACATCCAAGGTCACCTTTAGCATCATTTAGGTGCAAGATTTTCAAATGCTCTAGCCCAACAAATTTATCAAATTCAGAAAATACTTTTTTTACTTTCTCCTCTGTTCTCAAGTCATACCCTGAAACAAATGCATGACAAGAATCAAAACAAACACCAAATTTCTTTGCAGGTTTTAACTGCTTGAATATTTCACCAAGCTGCTTAAAGTCAGAACCAACAGAATTTTTTTGACCTGCAGTATTCTCCAATAAAATCATTACATCATTTTTTGTCTTTCCAGCTCTTGTTAGTCCTTCAACGAGCCTTTTAATTCCAGCCTCATCACCTGTTCCCAAATGACTACCTAGATGTGTAACAAGATATGGAATTCCTAATTCTGCACATCTCTCAACTTCATTAATCAAAGTTTTAATTGATTTTTCAAATCCATCATCTTTTGGGGATGCAAGATTTGGCAGATATGGCATATGTGCACATGTTGCAAATCTATCAATCTTACTTGCCTTTAGTTTTGATTTAAAATTTGCAATATCTTCCTTGGATAGCTCTTTTGCATTCCATCCTCTTGGATTTCTAGTAAATATCTGAAAAGCAGTACATTCTCTTTCAACTGCATTATCAACTGCTTTGTCAATTGAACCAGAAATTGAGACATGACAGCCGATCTGCATATTCCATCAATTTCTTAAAACATAATTTAAACCAGCATTAAAAACCAGATTTTTAAGTAAATTAAGTGAATCACTATCATGATTGCATTAGGACAGGATGAAATTGCAAAATATCCATTTTTGGCAGATGCTGGTCAATATCTCAAAGATCAAGGATTCTCACTAGAACAATTTGGAACAGATCCTGATCTAAAACAACTAATCCAGAAAGCCTATGATAGAATACTAGTAGCAGCTGATGGGAAAATCTACAAATCTGATTTAATTGGTGATCATGTGTCAAAAGAAGCAGCACTTCCAAGGGAAGTATTCTCATTTCTTTTAGCAATAGTGTTGCTAAAACTATGTGGGATGCATACTCTGATCAAGAGATTTGCACTAGCAGAGGCTAGACGTGCAGAAAAGTATCTGGAACGAGATCTATCAAACATTTCAGATGAGTCCAAAAAAGAATTAGCAATTAGAGTAATTGATGATCTCTTTTCAGTTCAGATTGAAAAACAGGATGATTACTTTGTAATTCCGGTATCTGATTATCTAAAACACTCCATAAATTTTCATGAAAGAGAATGGAAGTTAATTAACAGGCATGTTGAAAATGGACTAGTATTTTTAACTCCCCATGAAACAGTTAGACTGATAAGAAAAGAATTGGGTACGTACATCAATTCTAAAATAATTAATGCAAAAACTCCTACAATGATTCCTGGTTTTGAGGACTCAGTTAACAAACTTTCAATGCTATCAAAAAAATTTGCAACTTTTACAGTGACTACCGGAGAGTATCCACCGTGCATCAAACATGCAATTGATGTGCTTGAAAAGGGTGAAAACCTACCCCATTCTGGGCGATTTATGTTGGCAACTTTTCTTCTCTCAAAGGGTCAAACAGTTCAACAAATAGCACCGCTTTTCAAAAATGCTCCTGATTACAATCCTCGTGTGACTCTTTACCAACTTAATCATCTAGCTGGAACTTCTGGAAGTGGAACCCAATATTCTTGTCCCTCATGTGAGAAACTAAAAACACAAAGTCTCTGTTTTGCAACATCTGAATGCGATAATATTATCAACCCTTTACAATTTGGAAAGAAGAGAAAATAATGCAAGATACTGATATAAAATTTCTAGAAGATTCGTTCAAAAAATATTATTTTGAGCACTTTGATCTAATTCATGTACCAGAGCGAACATCTGAAAGAGAATTCGGTTTCCAGAAATTCAATTCAGGAATGACTAGACATATCCAAATCAAGGACGATAAGGAATTGCATTTATTATTTATGCAAAATGTTCCCTCTGATGTTTATTGCTCAAATGCTTACTATTCGTTTCCTAATTTACCAATGAATGAAAAAGACTGGAAAGAGGCAGATCTCATTTTTGATATTGATGCAAAAGATCTCAATTTAACATGTCGAGCAAATCATACAGTTTCAATATGTTATGAATGCAATGAAATCTCAAAGGATTCAAATCAATGCAGAAAATGTAATTCAACAAAATTAGAAAAAAAATCATTGCCATGTAAAAATTGTATTGATCAATCAAAAATACAAGTAGAAAGATTATCTGAAATTCTAACTAATGATTTTGCAATAGATAAAGAAAATATTCATGTATATTTTTCAGGAAACGAAGGATTTCATGTTTATGTGTATAATTCACAATTCCAAGAAATTGGTTCAAGAGAGAGATCTGAATTGACAGATTATATCTCACTACGTGGAGCCATCCCTGAAACATTTGGAATGAGGAAATTCAAACAAGATCGTGCAGCTTTTCCTGATTTTAATGAAAAAGGATGGAAGGGAAGGTTCTCAAAATATGTATTTGGTTCAAAATCAAAACGCTCAAAAATAATTACAGAACTTCTTGCAAATGGTTATTCTTCCTTCCAAAAAACTTTAGATGATGTATCCAAAAACATTGGAGTAAAAATTGATCCAAACGTAACTATGGATATACATAGAATCTTTAGATTGCCAGGATCCATTAACAGCAAGAGTGGTCTTACAAAAATTCTTTGTACAGATTTAACAAAATTTGATCCTTATTCTGAAGCATCTTTTCTTAGTGATGAGACGATAGAAGTTTTAGCAAATTCCCCCATAGAGTTTAAGCTAAAAAACAAAAAATTTGGACCATACAATAATGAAAAAGTAACAGTTCCAACATTTGTAGCAGTCTATATGATTTGCAAAAAACTAGCAAAAACTGCTTAATTTTACTAATAAGACATTAATTTACCAAATCTTAACAAAATTTAACTTTGTATAGCGCCTCTACTGATAAGCAAGCTCCGCCTCCTGATGCGGGAAAATTCATCAGATTAGGAATTGTAGCCATTATTGGAATTGTAATTTTTGCCATGGTTGGAAATCAGGCAGTAATTTTATCGATGAATTTTACAGAATTTGGCGATCAGTTCACGAAACCTCTGTATTATACACTAGTCTCTACAATTATTCTATCTGCGATTGCTCTAGTACGTGTAAATATTTCTGGAAGATCGTCAATTTTCTGGTATATTATTAGAACAGCAATTGGATTTATTGGAAGTGGTGGACAGCAACCAATCTCAAATAATATATCAAGTTTCAAAGAATACAAACTCTCCACTCCACAATTTGTAATTTGGCAAATAACCAAAATTTTGCTTTTTGGAGCATTCTTTGCAAATATCATGTTTGGATTTGCAGCAGTATCATTTATCGACGGTAATTATTTGGGAATTGAAAATCTACCAAAGTTATTCTCTTTACCATTTGTAACTCCTGAAAATAATCCAAACTTTGCAGCTGAAAATGTTGTTCCAATGATCCCAGCTTTAGTAATTTTGATTCCACCACTACTTGCAGCAATTGGATTACGTCTAGTTTTGTATGTAGGAATTCATAGAATAATCGATGTAATTACTTCATTTTTACAAGACTCTAATGATGGAAAGCCAAGATATCTAAATTATGTTTCTACAATTGAAGGAATAATTGGAATTGGAATAATATGGGCAGGATTTAATCTCTTCTTTACTGATCAAATTGATTATAATACACGATATGTAATTGGTGGAACACTTCTCATAGGCTTTGCACTAATTGCATTTTCAGTAGTTGATAGAATTAGAGCACGTGTTCTAACTCATATGTTTAAGAGAGATGTTTACATTAGAATTCTAACTATTATTGCAATTGCAATAATTGTTGCAGGAGTTGTATCTGTAAACAATAGTATAGCTGATGCAAAAAAGATAGAATTTTTGGGTCCATATACAGCTCAACAAATAGGAGTAAATCGATATCTTGGAGAATTAAATAACATTCAAGAAAATACTCATGATGTTAAACTAACATCTGTTTCTGCAAATAATATCAAAAATTATGTAAATCAACACAGTGACGTCCTTGATGTCATTCGAGTTTGGGATTGGGAAGCAGCTTTTGCCAAATTAAAGCCTGAGATTGGTCTTATTCCATATGTAGATTTTGAAGACAATGATATTCTAAGATTTAACAATACACTTTATTGGACTGCCTCAATGAAACCAATTCTACCAACATCAGTTAGTCTTGAAAATAGATGGTATAACGAGCATCTAGTTTACACTCACGTTCCTAATGGATTCTTAACTCTTGAAGCAACTGATGGTCAAATTGTTGATAGTGGTGAATTTTTCAAACAAAGAGAGATTTACTATGGAGAAGGTGGATTATTTGAGCAAACTTGGTCTGGATATCCAAATTCAAGAGGTTCTACTAGTGCTGAATTAGGAGGAGTATCTTATTCTGGTTTAGGTGGATTAGATGTTTCACCACCTCTAAGTTGGATATTTGAACCAAACTTTTTACTTTCTTTTCCTGCTGAATCAGTTCACATTATGAGATACAAAGATGTGCACGATAGAATGGAAATATTATATCCTTACTTCCTATATGATTTATTTGGAAAAGAACTAGATTCACTTCCTGTCACTGATGGAGCAAACTCTTACTGGTTAATTCCATTAATTATTGGATTTGATACCAATGATGTTCCATGGTCTGTTGGTAATCCATACTTACGATTAGTTGGATATGCACTAGTAGACACTTACAATGGTGATATCCAATTACTAAAGACTGGAGATGATTTCTTTTCAGATATGTTTGCCAGTCAATATTCTGATCAGTTCAAACCAATGCCTACTTGGCTAGAAGAACAAATCAGATATCCAGTAGAATTATTTAATTGGAAAACAGAGATGTATAATATTTACCATGTAACAAATGTTGAGACATTTATTCAAGCTAATGAATTCTATGAAATACCTCGTGGACTAGATACTTATTATGTTGAGGCAAAACCTCCAGGATTTGTACAAACTGAATTCTTGGGATTACTTTCATTGGAATTAAGAGGTTCTCAAGGAAGAAATCTTGCAGGATATATGGTAGTTGAAAATGATCTAACTAATCTAGGAAATTTACAATTCTATGAAGTTCCATTAAACTCTACAACCAAATTGATTGGTCCTACTGCAGTTAGAGAGGCACTTGATAGAGATCCAGAATTTGCTCAGCTAAAGACACTCTTGAGAAATCCAAGAATTGGTGATAATATTTTATATCGTGTAGGTGATCATGATATCTACTTTATTCCAGTATATACTGCAGGAGCTGGTGGTGTAGTTGCACAATTAGGTACAATTGCAGCAGTAGGTGCAGCATTTAATGGAGAATACTTTGTTGGATTGGGTGAAACTCAGGAAAAAGCCTTTGAAGCTTATCTCAAAAAAGTTTCTGGAGTAGCACCAACTGTAACTACAGCAGATGACAATTATGTTGAATTAGTTAGAGATGATAGGATTGAAATAATAAAATCGGTATTTGAAGAAAGTAACATTACTGTATCTGAACCAACATCAATCCAGATACCATTATCATTTAACGAAGGTGAGATCTTCTTCTTTACTGAAAGTGATCGTAAAAATACTGAAGAATTCCTCAATGAATTCATTGATGATTTTGTTAAACCACGTAGTGATAGAGTATTCATGTGGCAAGAAGAAAATAATCTCAACATTGGAACAATATTTGTCAAGGATGGAATATCTGAGATACATTATGTCTCAATTGAGGTTGGCAACTAATTGCTCTTAGTTGTTGATAATGGTTCAATTTATACAAAAAATTTAACTGAATTTCTAACTCAAAAAAATATTTCATTTAAAAAACAAACTCCTCACCTTCTAAATCTTCAATCTCTTTCGAATTATGACGGTTTTATCCTATCTGGAAGAAGAAAAAATGAAAAAAAAATAAACGAAATAAATTCCAAAATTATTAATTTTTCTATTAAAAACGATATCAAATTACTTGGAATATGCTATGGTGCAGAAATTTTGGCCCTTACATTAGGTGGAACAATTCGAAAAACTAAATCACTTCAAAAAGGAAATGAATTAATCAGTATATCAAAAGAGAATTTAGTTTGTAATGGTTCCCTTAATGTTTTTGAGAGTCATGGATTTGAGATATCACGACTACCTACTATTTTAATTCCTCTTGCAGAATCAAATAATTGTAAATATGAAATTATTCAATATGATAAAAAACCAATTTTTGGAACCCAATTTCATCCCGAAATGACAAATGACGGTAATGATTTAATTGAAAAATTCTGTTTTCTTTGATTGATTTTAATAACTCTTAAAATTTCTTTAATTTATGGACCAAGAAGATCATGAATTACTTTTACCTCTAGTTGAAGAAGAAAATATTTGCCTTCCATTACCAATTAACGTCGTATCAAAATATTGGAATGTAGAATTACCGATGGAAGAAGCTATTGAGGCTGCCAAAAAATATTCGGGATTTAATGGTAGTATAATCATTGAAGGAATAGAATTAGCTGAAAGAAATGGTCTAGCATGTAAGATAATAAATTCATCCTTATCAGAACTAAAAAAAATAATTGATACTGGAATACCTCCAATTGTCATTCTGCCAGGGATTCCAGAAATTACTCAACATGCCTCCATCATTACTGGTTATGATGATGAAGAAAAAACCATTCTGCATTATATTCAGAAAGGTAATTTTGAAGGAGAACAACAGGAAGGGGCAATACCAGAAGACATTTTTGACAAGGAATGGTCGGAAGATGGAAGATTATTGATATTGATAGCACCAATTGATATTTTATCTTCATTAAAACTAGAAAATGACTCTACTGATAAATCAAATCGGCTATGTCTCATTTCTGAACGACAAAATATTCTAAAAAATTCTTCTGATGCAATTAAATCATTAAAACAATCATTAGAAATTTCTCCAGAAAATTCTACTGCTTTACAACAATTAGGATCTTTAATGAATCAACAAAGTTCCCCTGATTGTGTAAAATTTTATGAAAAATGTTTGGAATTAAATAAAAGATCATATTTGACTTGCAACGGTCTTGGAAATTATTATCTTAAAACAAATCAATTTGAAAAAGCAGAAAAATATTATACAAAAGCTATTGAAATCAATCCAAAAAGATCTGCTAAAATTTATAAAAATAGAGCATATCTTAGAGAAAAACAAAACAAAAATCCTGAAGCAAAAGAAGATCTTAAAAATTATTTAAAATATAATCCAAAGGCTTCTGATAGAGGAATAATTGAGCAGGCAATTAGAGAGATATAATGCGGAGTGCGGGATTTGAACCCGCGGCCTTCAGCTTGGGAAGCTGACGTCATACCAGACTAAACTAACTCCGCTTAAAAACAATTAATTGATTATGATTAAATATCTTAATTTCAAAACTAATACATGGATGCAAAATGTCCTGAATGTGAAAAAGTTGCAATCTTAGACGATGATATTGCCCATGTAAGATGCCCTCATTGCAACTTTGAAACAGATTACGATTCCTATCTTGAAATCATGAAAGATCAAGCAATCAATATGGCATCAGACTATATTCCGGATCGACCTGGAATGTAATTACCAATAATTCCCTTTATCAGAACAATCTAAATGTGCCCCACAATTAGGACAAAACATATGACATGCTTGCATGTCGACCATTATTTTATCACACCTTGGGCATTTAATTTCCTCAGCCATACTCATCATAGTCAATCTTGATTTAAAAATAATGTCCAAAGGTTAATTAGTCGTTCAACTTTTTTTTGAAATAATTGCCAAACTTTAAACTTACAATTTCAGATATTAAAGGAAAATCTGTTTCAAAGGAACTCAAAGACAGTGATGCTAATCCTTTGTTAGGATTACAGCTTGGAAATGAAACTGATGCATCCATTGTTGGATTATCTGGTAAATTAAAACTCACTGGAGGAAGTGATAAATCTGGAGTTCCTATGAGAAATGACGTTCATGGTTCTGCAAGAAAAAAAATTCTACTTTCTAAAGGGGTAGGGCTACAAGATGCAGAGACCGGACAAAGAAAAAGAAAATTAATGCGTGGAAATACTGTATCTGAAGAAATCTACCAAGTAAATTGTAAATTTAATGGAGAATTACCCGTTGAAGCTCCAGCAGAAGAAACTACAGAAGAAAAAGCTGAAGAAAAAAAAGAATAACTTAACATATACCGATTCTACATTTTGAGTCATGCATTGGAGAGAAACACTTCCTGATTGGTACATCAAAAAATATGGTTATCAACCATGTGTTAACATTGGGACTGCAGGTCATGTAGATCATGGAAAAACTACTCTTATTCAAGCATTAACTGGCTCTTGGACAAGTGTTCACAGTCAAGAATTAAAACGAGGAATTACAATTCGTGTAGGTTATTCTGATGCAGCATTTTACAAATGTAAAAGCTGTGAGGAGCCTTTAGGTTTCTCTACAACTCCAAAATGTAATAATTGTGGAAAAGAAAGTGAATTATCTAGAGTTGTAAGTTTTGTAGATAGTCCCGGACACGAAAGTTTGATGGCAAATATGCTTTCAGGATCTGCATTGATGGATGGAGCTTTGTTGTTAGTTGCTGCAAATGAAAAAGTTCCAAAACCACAAACAAAAGAGCATCTTTTAGCCCTTCAAACTCTTGGTATACAACAAATAGTAATAGTTCAAAATAAAGTTGATTTACTTCCTTACAAGGAAGTGATGGCAAACTATCAAGATATTACAAAATTCGTTAAAGGAACTTTTGCTGCAAAATCACCAATAATTCCTATTTCTGCTCAATCTGGATTGAACATTGATGCATTAATTGGCTCAATAGAATCAACAATCAAAACTCCAGAAAGAGATGAAAAGAAAGATACTGTAATGCATGTTTTACGTTCTTTTGATGTAAATAAACCTGGAATAAAATTAAAAGATATCAAAGGTGGTGTAATTGGTGGTAGTTTAACACAAGGTGTTTTTAAAATTGGAGATGAAATTGAGATAAAGCCTGGAATCATGAATGAGAAAAAAAAGTCATACGAACCCTTACTAACAGAAATAACATCTTTAGGAACTGCTGCAGGAATAGTTGAATCAGTGAAACCTGGTGGACTTGTTGCTATTGGGACAAAATTAGATCCTTCCATGACTAGAAGTGATTCTTTTATTGGTTCAGTTATTGGAAAACCAGGAACTCTTCCAGAAAATTCTACAGATCTAAAACTTGAAGTGAATCTATTTGATGTTGCAGTAGGAATAACTGAAGATATTAAAGTCAAACCAATTCAATCTGGCGAATTACTTAGACTTAATATTGGAACTGCACCAATTTTAGGTAAAGTAACTAAGATAAAATCAAAAAATATTGAGGTTGAACTTAGACGACCAGCATGCATCTTTAAAGATGGAAATGTTGCAATAAGTAGAAGAATTGATGAAAGATGGAGATTAATTGGTGCAGGAATAATTGGTTGAAGTTATCTGTGATACAAACTTTTTAATCCATTTAGCAACAAAACGTGTTAAAAATATTGATAACCTTGATGTTGAAATAGGTTTAATTTCATTTGTTGTTCCTGATGTTGTAATTACAGAATTGGAAAAACTTGAAAAAATACCTGAAAAAAAACAAGAAATTTCTATGACTATGAATTTTATAAAAAATTTAAAAAAAATCCCTATTTCTGGAAATTTCGCTGATCAGGTATTAGTAGAATATGTAAAAAATCATAACTCTATAATTGGAACAATGGATAAAGTATTAAAAAAACAAATCAAACAAGCTGGAGGTTCCATAGTTTCTCTATCAAATGATAAAATTATCTTAGAATCTTAGAAAAATTTAACTTGAAGAAATAACTATAATTGATGATTTAAATGATTTTAGAAAGTCCAGCTTTTGAAAATGGTAGCACAATTCCAAGAAAATTTGGATATAAAAATGGGAATTCAAGCCCTCCATTGATAATTCGTGAAGTTCCTGAGGAAACTAAATCCCTAGTTTTGATAATGGATGATCCAGATGCAATGGGTGCAGTTGGCAAAGTTTGGGTCCATTGGGTTTTATGGAATATTTCTCCAAACACTCAAGAAATACCTGAAAATTCTATTCCAAAAAACTCAATTGAGGGAAAAACAGATTTTGATGAAATTGGTTATGGTGGACCTGCACCACCAGATAAGGAACATCACTATATTTTCAAACTTTATGCGTTGGACACAGAACTAAATTTAGAAAAAAATTCCACAAAAACAGAACTTGAAGAATCCATGAAAAATCATATTCTTATGGAAGCAAAATTAGAAGGAAAATATGCCCCATAATTTACTTAATTTTTGAAAAAATCTTTAATTTTTTAAAAAGAGTAATAAACACACATCTATGATTCAAAATATTGAATTCACAGACTAAATTATTTTCAATAGGAAGTTTTGATTTTAAATTAAACTATCTTTTAATTATTGCAATATTATCCATTTCTTTCTCAATGTCTTTTTTGATTAGATCACAGCCTGCTAACTTTGGATGGGAATTAAATGAATTTGATCCTTTTTTTAATTATAGAGCAACACAATATCTTGTTGACAATGGAATTGACTCTTATTTTGAATGGAATGATGATTTAAGTTGGTATCCTCATGGAAGAAATGTTTCTCAGAGCTCTCAAGTAATGTTGCATCTTACAGCTGCGACAACATATTGGATTTTTGGTGGTGGAGGAAGTCTTTATGATTTTACTATTTTATTCCCTGTAATTTTT
It encodes:
- a CDS encoding translation initiation factor IF-2 subunit gamma codes for the protein MHWRETLPDWYIKKYGYQPCVNIGTAGHVDHGKTTLIQALTGSWTSVHSQELKRGITIRVGYSDAAFYKCKSCEEPLGFSTTPKCNNCGKESELSRVVSFVDSPGHESLMANMLSGSALMDGALLLVAANEKVPKPQTKEHLLALQTLGIQQIVIVQNKVDLLPYKEVMANYQDITKFVKGTFAAKSPIIPISAQSGLNIDALIGSIESTIKTPERDEKKDTVMHVLRSFDVNKPGIKLKDIKGGVIGGSLTQGVFKIGDEIEIKPGIMNEKKKSYEPLLTEITSLGTAAGIVESVKPGGLVAIGTKLDPSMTRSDSFIGSVIGKPGTLPENSTDLKLEVNLFDVAVGITEDIKVKPIQSGELLRLNIGTAPILGKVTKIKSKNIEVELRRPACIFKDGNVAISRRIDERWRLIGAGIIG
- a CDS encoding twitching motility protein PilT, which codes for MVEVICDTNFLIHLATKRVKNIDNLDVEIGLISFVVPDVVITELEKLEKIPEKKQEISMTMNFIKNLKKIPISGNFADQVLVEYVKNHNSIIGTMDKVLKKQIKQAGGSIVSLSNDKIILES
- a CDS encoding YbhB/YbcL family Raf kinase inhibitor-like protein, coding for MILESPAFENGSTIPRKFGYKNGNSSPPLIIREVPEETKSLVLIMDDPDAMGAVGKVWVHWVLWNISPNTQEIPENSIPKNSIEGKTDFDEIGYGGPAPPDKEHHYIFKLYALDTELNLEKNSTKTELEESMKNHILMEAKLEGKYAP